From one Planktothrix agardhii NIES-204 genomic stretch:
- the hypD gene encoding hydrogenase expression/formation protein HypD: MKFVDEYRDGKLAQDYAKAIASITTKPWKIMEICGGQTHSIVKYGIDELLPSEITLIHGPGCPVCVTDINIIDQAIALASLPNIIFCSFGDMLRVPGSEKDLLSVKATGGDIRIIYNPLDCLKIAQQNPTKQVIFFAVGFETTAPITAMAVYQAHQQNINNFSLLVSHVLVPPAMEALLSSPNCQVQGFLAAGHVCTVMGYTEYEPIVDKYNIPIVVTGFEPIDILQGIYLCIQQLEKGEYKLENQYNRSVRPEGNETAKTIIQEVFEIVPREWRGLGKIPQSGLGIKQKYINFDAQKRFNSQQLIPASSPCQDCISGEILQGIKKPQECPVFGTRCTPEHPLGAPMVSSEGACAAYYRYRQQTITGNREEKSLEHQLMS, encoded by the coding sequence ATGAAATTTGTTGACGAATACCGGGACGGAAAACTCGCTCAAGATTATGCAAAAGCGATCGCATCAATCACCACAAAACCCTGGAAAATTATGGAGATTTGTGGAGGACAAACCCATTCTATTGTTAAATATGGAATTGATGAACTTCTCCCCTCAGAAATTACCTTAATTCATGGCCCTGGCTGTCCCGTTTGTGTTACTGATATTAATATTATTGATCAAGCTATTGCCCTCGCTTCCTTACCTAATATTATTTTTTGTTCCTTTGGAGATATGTTAAGGGTTCCGGGGAGTGAAAAAGACCTATTAAGTGTTAAAGCTACCGGGGGAGATATCCGAATTATTTATAATCCCTTAGATTGTTTAAAAATTGCCCAACAAAACCCAACAAAACAGGTGATTTTCTTTGCCGTTGGCTTTGAAACTACTGCTCCAATTACCGCCATGGCAGTCTATCAAGCCCACCAACAAAATATTAATAACTTCTCCCTTTTAGTATCCCATGTTCTGGTGCCTCCGGCGATGGAAGCCCTCTTATCAAGTCCTAATTGTCAGGTGCAAGGGTTTTTAGCCGCGGGTCATGTTTGCACCGTGATGGGATATACGGAATATGAACCTATTGTTGATAAATATAATATTCCAATTGTTGTAACTGGGTTTGAACCCATTGATATTTTACAAGGAATTTATTTATGTATTCAACAACTGGAAAAGGGAGAATATAAATTAGAAAATCAATATAATCGTTCCGTGCGTCCAGAGGGAAATGAAACCGCTAAAACTATCATTCAAGAAGTTTTTGAAATTGTACCGCGTGAATGGCGAGGACTGGGAAAAATTCCCCAAAGTGGGTTAGGAATTAAACAAAAATATATTAATTTTGATGCTCAAAAACGGTTTAATTCTCAACAGTTAATTCCCGCTTCTTCCCCCTGCCAAGATTGTATTAGTGGTGAAATTCTCCAGGGGATTAAAAAACCCCAGGAATGTCCGGTTTTTGGAACCCGTTGCACTCCCGAACATCCGTTAGGGGCGCCAATGGTTTCTTCTGAAGGAGCTTGTGCTGCCTATTATCGCTATCGTCAACAGACTATAACAGGCAACAGGGAAGAAAAGAGTTTAGAGCATCAGTTGATGTCCTAA
- a CDS encoding anti-sigma factor antagonist codes for MSSDVKILKPNGILDGTKASQFRQDIVALVEKGAKIILIDFQDVTFMDSSGLGALVLALKGVRAAGSKLFVCSINEQIKILFELTSMDRVFEIFENQEKFLEVIIQLGQ; via the coding sequence ATGAGTTCTGATGTTAAAATTCTTAAACCTAACGGGATTTTGGATGGCACTAAAGCAAGTCAATTTCGGCAGGATATTGTTGCTTTAGTTGAAAAAGGAGCCAAGATCATATTAATTGACTTCCAAGATGTCACGTTTATGGATAGTTCTGGTTTGGGTGCATTGGTCTTAGCTTTGAAAGGAGTGAGAGCGGCTGGAAGTAAATTATTTGTTTGCTCTATTAATGAGCAAATTAAGATTTTATTTGAACTTACCAGCATGGATCGGGTATTCGAGATTTTTGAAAACCAAGAAAAATTTTTGGAAGTGATTATTCAATTGGGTCAATAA
- a CDS encoding putative anti-sigma regulatory factor: MPLPQITPLQVPSSLDSLAKVLSWFDQLYQSFIPKSVWLRCQLALAEGFTNAVRHAHKGLSSDLQIDLEVTVLEQQVEIRIWDFGSPFDLMKQIKDLPTDIDHHSGGGRGLKLMRDIADYLSYEQEEDGRNCLLIVKQFSTDY, from the coding sequence TTGCCATTACCCCAAATTACTCCACTTCAAGTTCCCTCTAGCCTAGATAGTCTAGCTAAGGTTTTGTCTTGGTTTGATCAACTGTATCAGTCCTTTATTCCTAAATCCGTTTGGCTACGCTGTCAGTTAGCTTTAGCGGAGGGATTTACCAATGCTGTTCGTCACGCTCACAAAGGACTTTCTTCTGATTTACAGATTGATTTAGAAGTCACAGTTTTAGAGCAACAAGTTGAAATTCGGATCTGGGATTTTGGAAGTCCTTTTGATTTAATGAAACAAATTAAGGATCTTCCCACGGATATTGATCACCATTCAGGAGGGGGAAGGGGTTTAAAATTAATGCGAGATATTGCTGATTATTTAAGTTATGAACAAGAAGAAGATGGACGAAATTGTTTATTAATTGTTAAGCAATTTTCAACTGATTACTGA
- a CDS encoding transposase: MLVFEFKSYGKASQIEAVNQAIRTAQFVRNSCLRYWMDHKKIDKYDLNKYCAVLAKNFPFANELNSQARQSSAERAWSAISHFYENCKKSIPGKKGYPQFQKNFRCGFEGILHRL, from the coding sequence ATGTTAGTGTTTGAGTTCAAATCTTACGGAAAAGCAAGTCAGATTGAGGCAGTAAATCAAGCGATTCGTACAGCACAATTTGTCCGCAATAGCTGTTTACGCTATTGGATGGATCATAAAAAAATAGATAAGTATGATCTAAACAAATATTGCGCCGTGCTGGCTAAGAATTTTCCGTTTGCTAATGAACTCAACTCTCAAGCTAGACAATCTAGTGCCGAACGAGCCTGGTCTGCTATTTCCCATTTTTACGAGAACTGCAAAAAGTCAATTCCTGGTAAAAAAGGATATCCCCAATTCCAGAAAAACTTTAGATGTGGGTTTGAAGGAATACTACACCGACTCTAA
- a CDS encoding two-component response regulator, with translation MFKILVIDDDVAILELLKRTLKKQGYDVSVATNGEEGVQQAKELCPALIICDWIMPRLTGIEVCRQIKATPELSTTQFFLLTSLGSVSDRVTGLDAGADDFISKPIEMNELYARVRAGLRLHQLSQDLQTQKQRIEAELAEAAEYVRSLLPEPLTEPIRIDTKFIPSRQLGGDSFDYYWLDSDHLSIYLLDTSGHGLKAALPSVSVLNLLRSRAIPNINYYQPSNVLKALNTTFQMTYQNDKYFTIWYGVYDFSTRKLLYSSAGHPPAILLTGKDPKNLKIEMLKTRGMPVGMFLEAEYIDATHDIPEFSNLYIFSDGVYEIQQPENTMLGLDGFISILTEYNHLQSNTLESVLNTVKKYNADNPFDDDFSLLKLTFD, from the coding sequence ATGTTTAAAATTCTGGTTATCGATGATGATGTTGCCATTTTAGAACTTCTTAAAAGAACGCTGAAGAAACAGGGTTATGATGTCAGCGTGGCGACCAATGGTGAAGAAGGCGTACAACAGGCTAAAGAACTATGTCCAGCATTAATTATTTGTGATTGGATCATGCCCAGACTAACGGGAATTGAGGTCTGTCGTCAAATTAAAGCCACCCCAGAATTATCAACAACACAGTTTTTTTTATTAACTTCTTTGGGTTCGGTTTCTGACCGAGTTACGGGGTTAGATGCGGGGGCTGATGATTTTATTTCTAAACCAATTGAAATGAATGAACTCTATGCTAGAGTTCGGGCTGGGTTGAGATTACATCAATTGAGTCAGGATTTACAAACTCAAAAACAACGCATTGAGGCTGAACTCGCCGAAGCTGCTGAGTATGTGCGATCGCTCCTTCCTGAACCTTTAACGGAACCGATTAGAATTGATACCAAATTCATTCCTTCTCGTCAATTAGGCGGTGACTCCTTTGACTATTATTGGCTGGATTCTGACCATTTATCAATTTATTTATTAGATACATCAGGACATGGTTTAAAAGCGGCACTCCCTTCGGTTTCCGTGCTGAATTTACTCCGATCTAGGGCAATTCCTAATATTAATTACTATCAACCCAGTAACGTTTTAAAAGCATTAAATACCACCTTTCAAATGACCTACCAAAACGATAAATATTTTACGATTTGGTATGGGGTTTATGATTTTTCAACTCGAAAATTATTGTATTCTAGTGCTGGTCATCCCCCAGCTATTTTGTTAACTGGCAAAGATCCCAAAAATCTCAAAATTGAAATGTTAAAAACCCGGGGAATGCCAGTTGGAATGTTTTTAGAGGCTGAATATATAGATGCAACCCACGATATTCCAGAATTCAGTAATCTTTATATTTTTAGTGACGGAGTTTATGAAATCCAACAACCGGAGAATACAATGTTGGGTTTAGATGGATTTATCTCTATTTTAACAGAATATAATCATTTACAATCGAACACTTTAGAATCGGTCTTAAATACAGTTAAAAAATACAACGCTGATAATCCTTTTGATGATGATTTCTCCTTACTAAAATTAACTTTTGATTAA
- a CDS encoding putative adenosine/AMP deaminase yields MVNSQYHHQFIMPLHAELHRHLGGSVVPRILWRYFQRHNPQFTQGFAEYEGFEDFYTKPRNTLDEYLELHTMVESVQTVETLPYFIYRLMRGAYTFENLAYLELRYTPYLRTPEHLSQSERIDCMAEIVEVVGKASQLSNTPIITSQILCMHTRLPFEVNRAIIDLAAQMPQYVCAVDIAGGDNYYGQRLDEFINLYKYALSLGLKTTGHLYETPEGCYPELLPYLMRIGHGIQIPLLHPELLPELAKNNQCLEVCPTTYIKTGTLKDIQQLKIVFERCFDAGVDIAICTDNAGLHNVRLPFEYENLLTLDIIEFEQLEACQQAAFRHAFAWPHQNPPTQILHGLLKPELIISYQ; encoded by the coding sequence ATGGTGAATAGTCAATATCATCATCAGTTTATTATGCCGTTACACGCCGAGTTACATCGCCATTTAGGGGGTTCAGTTGTACCGCGCATTCTGTGGCGGTATTTCCAACGTCATAACCCTCAGTTTACCCAAGGTTTCGCAGAATATGAAGGGTTTGAAGATTTTTATACCAAGCCCCGCAATACCTTAGATGAATATTTAGAACTGCATACTATGGTTGAAAGTGTGCAGACCGTTGAAACCCTTCCCTATTTTATTTATCGGTTGATGCGCGGGGCTTATACTTTTGAAAATTTAGCCTATTTAGAATTACGTTATACACCCTATTTACGCACCCCAGAACATCTCAGTCAGTCCGAAAGAATTGACTGTATGGCTGAAATTGTGGAAGTCGTCGGAAAAGCCAGTCAACTTAGTAATACTCCAATTATCACCAGCCAAATTTTATGTATGCACACCCGACTTCCCTTTGAGGTCAACCGAGCTATTATTGATTTAGCTGCCCAAATGCCCCAATATGTTTGTGCTGTTGATATCGCCGGAGGGGATAATTATTATGGTCAACGGTTGGATGAATTTATCAATTTGTATAAATATGCCCTATCCTTGGGCTTGAAAACTACCGGACATTTATATGAAACTCCAGAAGGTTGTTATCCTGAATTATTGCCCTATTTAATGAGAATTGGTCACGGTATCCAAATTCCGTTATTACATCCAGAATTATTACCGGAATTAGCCAAAAATAATCAATGTTTAGAGGTTTGTCCCACGACCTATATTAAAACTGGAACCCTCAAGGATATTCAGCAGTTAAAAATAGTTTTTGAACGCTGTTTTGATGCTGGGGTTGATATTGCTATTTGTACCGATAATGCGGGTTTACATAATGTTCGTTTACCCTTTGAATACGAAAATTTATTAACCCTGGATATTATAGAATTTGAACAATTAGAAGCCTGTCAACAAGCCGCCTTTCGTCATGCCTTTGCCTGGCCCCATCAAAACCCACCCACACAAATTCTTCATGGTTTATTAAAACCAGAACTCATCATCAGTTATCAGTAA
- a CDS encoding putative transposase — protein MKLRYRYRIYPTDQQKRLMSQLFGCCRVVFNDALAYCQDQYHAGNKKPSSSELSKRLTELKKTEEKQWLTEVSAIPLQQSLMDL, from the coding sequence ATGAAGTTAAGGTATCGTTACCGAATCTATCCAACAGACCAACAAAAGAGGCTGATGTCTCAACTATTTGGGTGCTGTCGAGTAGTTTTTAACGATGCCTTGGCTTACTGCCAAGACCAATATCATGCAGGTAATAAAAAACCTTCTAGTAGTGAACTTTCTAAAAGACTTACAGAGCTCAAGAAAACCGAGGAAAAGCAATGGTTAACAGAAGTTTCTGCTATTCCCTTGCAGCAATCTTTAATGGATTTATAA
- the vapB_1 gene encoding putative virulence associated protein B — protein sequence METAKLFMSGNSQAVYLPQSYRFSGDEVVIKRLGNAVVLLPKEDPWQVIFDAIQEFPESLQIEHDQFSHPILQLIVHIFFNRWWEGEARSTLFLYFFN from the coding sequence ATGGAAACGGCAAAGCTGTTTATGAGTGGCAATAGTCAGGCGGTATATTTGCCGCAGAGTTATCGATTTTCTGGGGATGAAGTCGTAATTAAACGATTGGGCAATGCAGTGGTCTTGCTGCCGAAGGAAGACCCCTGGCAGGTGATATTTGATGCGATTCAGGAATTCCCAGAGTCGCTGCAAATCGAGCACGATCAATTTAGTCATCCCATTTTACAATTGATTGTTCACATATTCTTTAATCGCTGGTGGGAGGGTGAAGCGCGATCGACCCTTTTCCTTTACTTTTTCAATTAA
- a CDS encoding putative transposase — MSRKQKGSKRREVARKKLARLHAKISDTRNDFLQKLSTKIIRENQTIVLQDLNVSGMVKNRKLARAISDLGWQYFRTMLEAKSVMYGRDFRVIDRWTPTSQTCSCCSFRGGKKELNVREWICWNCGIFHDRDVNCHH; from the coding sequence TTGTCAAGAAAACAGAAAGGTAGCAAAAGAAGGGAGGTTGCTAGAAAGAAGTTAGCTAGACTTCACGCTAAAATTTCTGATACCAGAAATGATTTTTTGCAGAAACTGTCAACTAAGATTATTCGTGAAAACCAAACAATAGTCTTACAAGATTTGAATGTGTCGGGGATGGTTAAAAACCGGAAATTAGCCCGTGCCATTAGTGACTTAGGTTGGCAGTATTTTAGAACTATGTTAGAGGCTAAATCAGTCATGTACGGGCGTGATTTTCGAGTGATTGATAGATGGACTCCAACTTCTCAAACTTGCTCTTGCTGTAGTTTTCGCGGTGGCAAAAAAGAGTTAAATGTTAGAGAGTGGATTTGTTGGAATTGTGGCATTTTTCACGATCGAGATGTTAACTGCCATCATTGA
- the ftsH_2 gene encoding cell division protein FtsH, with the protein MSVKDKPKFPRNLPIGSILFWLGIIFLIANLTLPGLFGPQVPQVPYSLFIKQVEDGQVSQVYLSQDQIRYLVKSEQEETGQILSTTPIFDMDLPKRLEAKGVEFAAAAPPKNTWFSSLLGWVIPPLIFVGIWVAVGQFMQSRGGGFGGPQGALSISKSKAKVYVENDATKVTFQDVAGVEEAKTELEEVVEFLKTPERFLKIGARIPKGVLLVGPPGTGKTLLAKAVAGEAGVPFFSISGSEFVELFVGAGAARVRDLFEQAKKKAPCIIFIDELDAIGKSRSSGGIYGGNDEREQTLNQLLTEMDGFAAGQATVIVLAATNRPETLDPALLRPGRFDRQVLVDRPDLSGRLMILEIYAKKVKIGPDVELKAIATRTPGFAGADLANIVNEAALLAARNKRETVSQADFAEAIERVIAGLEKKSRVLNEKEKKIVAYHEVGHAIVGSVVSGQNKVAKISIVPRGMAALGYTLQLPTEDRFLLSEEEIKAEIATLLGGRSAEEVVFGSITTGATNDLQRATDLAERMVTSYGMSKVLGPLAYEKGQQNTFLGDNMMTNPRRYVSDETAKAIDDEVKQLVENAHEIALDILNQNKDLMEQIAQQILETEVIEGENLQHLLNQVKYQTKVVTAIA; encoded by the coding sequence ATGAGTGTAAAAGACAAACCTAAATTTCCCCGTAATCTTCCCATCGGAAGTATCCTATTTTGGTTAGGAATTATATTTTTAATTGCTAACCTCACCTTACCCGGATTATTCGGGCCACAAGTTCCCCAGGTTCCCTATAGTTTATTCATTAAACAAGTCGAAGATGGACAAGTATCCCAAGTTTATCTCAGCCAAGATCAAATCCGCTATTTAGTCAAAAGCGAACAAGAAGAAACCGGACAAATCCTATCAACTACCCCAATTTTTGATATGGATTTACCCAAACGTTTAGAAGCCAAAGGGGTCGAATTTGCCGCTGCCGCACCCCCTAAAAATACATGGTTTTCTAGTTTACTCGGTTGGGTGATTCCCCCCTTAATTTTTGTCGGAATTTGGGTAGCTGTCGGACAATTTATGCAAAGTCGCGGCGGAGGTTTTGGCGGGCCCCAGGGGGCACTTTCTATTAGTAAGAGTAAAGCCAAGGTTTATGTCGAAAATGATGCTACTAAAGTCACCTTTCAAGATGTAGCCGGGGTAGAAGAAGCCAAAACCGAATTAGAAGAAGTGGTGGAATTCTTAAAGACTCCTGAACGATTTTTAAAGATAGGAGCTAGAATTCCTAAAGGGGTGTTATTAGTTGGCCCCCCAGGAACAGGAAAAACTCTATTAGCCAAAGCCGTAGCCGGAGAAGCAGGTGTTCCATTCTTTAGCATTTCTGGTTCAGAATTCGTAGAATTGTTCGTCGGTGCAGGCGCGGCGCGAGTTCGAGATTTATTTGAACAAGCCAAAAAGAAAGCCCCCTGTATCATCTTTATTGACGAATTAGATGCCATTGGAAAATCCCGTTCCAGTGGCGGAATATATGGGGGAAATGATGAACGAGAACAAACCCTAAACCAGTTATTAACCGAGATGGATGGGTTTGCCGCCGGACAAGCGACGGTGATAGTTTTAGCTGCTACCAACCGCCCCGAAACCTTAGACCCGGCCTTACTGCGTCCCGGTCGATTTGATCGCCAAGTTTTAGTTGATCGTCCTGATTTATCCGGTCGTTTAATGATCCTAGAAATCTATGCTAAAAAAGTTAAAATCGGGCCCGATGTGGAGTTAAAAGCGATCGCTACTCGTACCCCTGGTTTTGCTGGCGCAGATTTAGCTAATATAGTTAATGAAGCTGCCTTATTAGCTGCTAGAAATAAACGGGAAACCGTGAGTCAAGCCGACTTTGCTGAAGCCATTGAAAGGGTGATTGCTGGGTTAGAAAAAAAATCCAGGGTTCTTAACGAAAAAGAGAAGAAAATTGTCGCCTATCATGAAGTTGGTCATGCCATTGTTGGGTCAGTAGTATCCGGTCAAAATAAAGTTGCTAAAATCTCAATTGTGCCACGGGGAATGGCGGCTTTAGGATATACTTTACAACTGCCCACCGAAGACCGTTTCTTACTCAGTGAAGAAGAAATTAAAGCCGAAATTGCTACTTTATTAGGGGGACGTTCGGCCGAAGAAGTTGTGTTTGGAAGTATTACCACAGGCGCAACAAATGACCTGCAACGGGCAACGGATTTAGCCGAACGGATGGTCACCAGTTATGGGATGAGTAAGGTATTGGGGCCATTGGCCTATGAAAAGGGTCAACAAAATACCTTCCTCGGTGATAATATGATGACGAATCCTCGCCGTTATGTCAGTGATGAAACCGCAAAAGCCATTGATGATGAGGTGAAACAATTAGTTGAAAACGCCCATGAAATTGCCCTAGATATCCTGAATCAAAATAAAGATTTAATGGAGCAAATTGCCCAACAAATCTTAGAAACAGAAGTGATTGAAGGGGAGAATTTACAACACTTGTTAAATCAAGTTAAATATCAGACTAAAGTTGTCACTGCGATCGCATAA
- the dps gene encoding starvation-inducible DNA-binding protein — MVTTNRKQRLYATRIDLPETTRAEVINILNHSLATTLDLKTQVKQAHWNVKGINFYQLHLLFDEMATELEGYVDLIAERATTLGGTAMGTARMAVADTILPEFPLDLANDQDYVVALADRYAAYGKMVREAIDKTGALGDADTADLYTGISRAIDQRLWFLESHLQGN; from the coding sequence ATGGTGACAACCAACCGCAAACAACGTCTTTATGCAACTCGGATTGATTTACCTGAAACAACTCGCGCCGAAGTTATCAATATTCTCAATCACAGTTTAGCCACAACCTTAGACTTAAAAACCCAAGTTAAACAAGCCCACTGGAATGTCAAAGGGATTAATTTCTATCAGTTGCATTTGCTGTTTGATGAAATGGCAACGGAATTAGAAGGATATGTGGATTTAATTGCAGAACGGGCAACGACCTTGGGAGGAACAGCCATGGGAACGGCTCGGATGGCGGTTGCCGATACAATTTTACCTGAATTTCCCTTAGATCTGGCTAATGATCAAGATTATGTGGTGGCTTTAGCCGATCGCTATGCTGCTTATGGCAAAATGGTTCGAGAAGCCATTGACAAAACAGGCGCACTAGGCGACGCAGATACAGCCGATTTGTATACTGGAATTTCCCGCGCCATTGATCAGCGCTTGTGGTTCTTAGAATCCCATTTACAAGGCAATTAA
- a CDS encoding adenylosuccinate synthetase produces the protein MKTLLANVVVIGAQWGDEGKGKITDLLSGSADVVVRYQGGVNAGHTVVVDNQTFKLHLIPSGILYPDTECIIGSGTVIDPKILIEELDQLESLKISTKNLMISQTAHVTMPYHRLLDQASEQQRGSQKIGTTGRGIGPTYADKSERTGIRIIDLMETESLPEQLRWTISNKNVILEKLYNLPPLDPEAVIEEYLQYAERLRPHVVDASLKIYAAVQDRRNILFEGAQGTLLDLDHGTYPYVTSSNPVAGGACVGTGVGPTMIDRVIGVAKAYTTRVGEGPFPTEMVDGIGQVLCDRGAEFGTTTGRQRRCGWFDAVIGRYAVRINGLDCLAITKLDVLDGLDEIKVCIAYDIDGERCEHFPSSARTFARCEPIYETLPGWKESTADCRKLEDLPPAALSYLKFLAELMKVPIAIVSLGASRDQTIIVEDPIHGPKRALLDADGQPITVGG, from the coding sequence GTGAAAACTCTCTTGGCTAACGTAGTTGTTATCGGTGCCCAGTGGGGCGATGAAGGAAAAGGCAAAATAACCGATCTGCTCAGTGGTTCAGCAGATGTAGTTGTCCGCTACCAAGGTGGCGTAAATGCTGGTCACACGGTTGTTGTGGACAATCAAACCTTCAAACTGCACTTGATTCCTTCAGGCATCTTATATCCCGATACCGAGTGCATCATCGGTTCAGGAACCGTAATTGATCCCAAAATTTTAATCGAAGAACTGGATCAACTGGAGTCGCTGAAGATTTCCACCAAAAATTTGATGATTTCCCAGACGGCCCATGTTACGATGCCCTACCATCGCCTCTTGGATCAAGCATCGGAACAACAACGGGGATCTCAAAAGATTGGGACAACGGGCAGGGGAATTGGCCCGACCTACGCCGATAAGTCTGAACGCACGGGTATTCGGATCATTGATTTGATGGAAACCGAAAGTTTGCCCGAACAATTGCGCTGGACGATTAGCAATAAAAACGTTATTCTCGAAAAACTCTATAATCTCCCGCCCCTTGACCCGGAAGCGGTGATTGAGGAATATCTGCAATATGCAGAACGCTTGCGTCCTCATGTCGTCGATGCGTCACTAAAAATCTACGCGGCGGTGCAGGATCGACGGAATATTTTATTTGAAGGGGCACAAGGGACACTGTTAGATTTGGATCATGGGACGTACCCCTATGTCACATCTTCTAACCCGGTTGCGGGTGGTGCCTGTGTGGGTACGGGAGTTGGCCCGACGATGATTGACCGGGTGATTGGGGTGGCGAAAGCCTATACTACCCGGGTCGGTGAGGGGCCATTCCCGACAGAAATGGTGGATGGAATTGGCCAGGTTTTGTGCGATCGCGGGGCCGAATTCGGGACAACCACCGGACGCCAACGCCGTTGCGGTTGGTTTGATGCGGTAATTGGCCGTTATGCCGTCAGAATTAATGGTTTAGACTGTTTGGCCATTACTAAATTAGATGTTTTAGATGGCCTAGATGAAATTAAGGTTTGCATCGCCTACGATATTGATGGCGAACGGTGCGAACATTTCCCCAGTAGTGCGCGAACTTTTGCTCGCTGCGAACCCATTTATGAAACACTTCCGGGCTGGAAAGAATCAACCGCAGACTGTCGGAAATTAGAAGATTTACCCCCAGCCGCACTCAGTTATTTGAAATTTTTGGCGGAATTAATGAAAGTTCCGATCGCAATTGTTTCGCTAGGTGCGAGTCGAGATCAAACTATTATTGTTGAAGATCCGATTCACGGCCCGAAACGGGCGCTATTAGATGCAGATGGACAACCGATCACCGTTGGCGGTTAA
- a CDS encoding transposase — translation MVENPKFLRQGEKVLKRSQRRISRKVKGSKNRGKARQILGKHHLKISRQRKDHAVKLARCVVQSNDLIAYEDLRVKNLVKNHCLAKSINDASWYQFRIWLEYFGKVFERVTVAVNPQYTSSYCSSCGQIVKTTLSTRTHLCRCGCIMDRDENAARNILSRGLSTVGHTETFAKHASNALGELTSTQAGEILFEQVGSANKESPCL, via the coding sequence ATGGTTGAGAATCCTAAATTTCTCCGTCAAGGGGAAAAAGTTCTTAAACGTTCACAACGTCGGATTTCCAGAAAAGTAAAAGGTTCAAAAAATCGAGGCAAAGCTAGACAGATTTTAGGTAAACACCACCTCAAAATAAGTAGGCAACGTAAAGACCATGCTGTAAAATTAGCACGGTGCGTAGTTCAGTCTAACGACTTGATAGCCTACGAAGATTTGAGAGTTAAAAATCTGGTAAAAAATCATTGTTTAGCTAAGTCTATTAATGACGCATCTTGGTATCAGTTTCGGATCTGGCTTGAATATTTTGGTAAAGTATTTGAAAGAGTCACGGTGGCGGTAAATCCGCAATATACCAGCTCATATTGCTCTAGCTGTGGTCAAATTGTTAAGACAACACTATCCACTAGAACCCATCTTTGTAGGTGCGGTTGTATAATGGATAGAGATGAAAACGCAGCTAGAAATATCCTTAGTCGAGGATTAAGTACCGTAGGACATACGGAAACTTTTGCGAAGCACGCAAGCAACGCTTTGGGAGAATTGACCTCTACTCAGGCTGGAGAAATCCTGTTCGAGCAAGTTGGCTCTGCGAACAAAGAATCCCCATGCCTTTAG